Below is a window of Humulus lupulus chromosome 2, drHumLupu1.1, whole genome shotgun sequence DNA.
AAGAAGACTTCAGCAACCACCATCACAACAAGAAGATCAGTAATCAGAACCATCTTATTCGTCCTGCTTCTTCCATGGATGCAAGCACTATTCACCATGAAAggtctcctcctcatcaaactcttcAGTTCCCAGTCAACCTCAATTGCACCCACCACAAAGATTCTCCGGAGCCATCCGAGGAGAATAATAATCGGACCGTCATCGACGAGATGGATTTCTTTGCCGAGAACCGAAACCGGGATATCAAGCCTTCTCCGGCCCATCATCATGATATTGTTGATCATCACAAAAGCTTTAATGATCTAATCGATTTCCAGATGAACGTAAACGTGAGTATTACTTTACATATTAACATCATTGTTTTGGTAATATATATTAATTCCTTTACACAATATTGACTAACTAATTGATCAAATTATAGACTGGTTTAAATCTTCTCACAACAAATACCAGTAGTGATCAATCAATGGTGGATGATGGTGTATCAAACGACGCAGCTGCAGACGACAAGAAACCTACAACTGAGGTCTATAACATGAATCGATTTTAGATTTGAGCTTTGTTTATATATTACAGATATATATTTAACAGTATTGCATCATCACTTTGATAATTTCAGCTGGTAGGTCTTCATACTGAGTTTCAACGAGTGAAATCCGAGAACCAGCGATTAAAAAACACGCTTAGCCAAGTGACCAACAACTACAACGCTCTACAGATGCATCTATGCAGCTTAATGCAATCTCGAAAGTCTGATGGAAAAGTAGAAGATGGTAATCATGATCAATATGATGATCAGAATAAGCTCAACGGTAGTGGTAATGAAGGAACAGTACAGCCAGTCGTGCCAAGAAGGTTTATGGATCTTGGGCTCGCCACCAACGGTGAAGCCGAAGAGACCTCGCTGTCTTCATCGGAAGAAAGACGATCGGAGTCAGTCAAAAATGGCCACGGCGGAGGCGGAGGCGGAGATGAGCTCGAAAAGAAGGAAGTCAACCGAGCATTAATTGCGAGAGAAGATAGCCCAGATCAATCGTCTCAAGCTGGTTGGGCTCCAAACAAGGTGCCCAGAACGACGTCGTCTGGTTCTGTCAAAGATGCTGAACAAACTGAAGCTACCATGAGGAAGGCTCGGGTTTCGGTTCGAGCTCGATCGGAGGCACCTATGGTACACGTCTTCTCTCAATCATATTAAATTTCACTAAAATttaataagtttatatatatttatataaaaaaaatcgaaTTTGAAATTATactctaattaatttattattattattattattttcaaattttagatTGCTGATGGTTGTCAATGGCGTAAATACGGGCAAAAAATGGCGAAGGGAAACCCATGTCCTCGAGCTTATTATCGATGCACCATGGCTTCTGGCTGCCCAGTTCGAAAGCAAGTAAGTTAATTTACTTTCTTTTTGGTAATTTTGACTGAGCAGGAGCTTATTATTACTATATTTAGTAATAAAGAGTATGATGATATTTTTAAATTAAGTCCTTTTGTTTTGTATATTAATTAAAGTATTTATTCAAAAACACTTTAGTAACACTTTTTGTGCTCTTTTTAAAAATGAATTACTAATAATTACAACtttcattattaattttattacgTGGGGAATCCTAAGCTAGCCAGATAAACATAGTTGTATCAAtttaaaactgaaaaaaaattGTCTCCAAAGcgctctttttcttcttcttttttttttttttttttaagattttgtTTGGTCGCATATCAAAATCTCCAAACCGAAACACTAATTGACTCAAATTAAAAATAAGTAGTTACTTATCAATTCATTGACTAAACTCTAAACTACACTAACTGCAGGTACAAAGATGTGCAGAAGATCGAACGATCCTCGTGACAACATACGAAGGCAATCACAGCCATCCATTGCCACCTCCGGCGATGGCGATGGCGTCAACGACATCGTCCGCCGCACGAATGTTGTTATCGGGCTCCATGTCGAGCTCGGACGGCATAATGAACTCGAACTTTCTAGCCAGAGCCATTCTTCCTTGCTCCTCAAGCATGGCCACTATATCAGCCTCAGCTCCATTCCCCACTGTTACATTGGACCTCACTCAATCCCCCAACCCTCTACACCTCCAAAAGCCACCTCAACCGCCTCAGTTCCACTTCGCTTTGCAGCAAAACTCAAGCTCGGCCCCCGCCGCCGCAGCAGCACTACTGCCTCTTTTCGGTCAGGCGATTTATAACAACCAGTCCAAATTCTCTGGCCTTCAAATGTCTTCACTTGGCCAAGAAAATAGTTTGGCTCCAGCAACGATGGCAGCTCGTTTATTAGGTCACCAGTCCTTTTCGTCATCGTCGCCGCCACAGAGTTCTTTGAGTGACAGTGTCACTGCTGCCACCGCGGCCATTGCCGCTGATCCCAACTTTACAGCAGCATTAGCCGCCGCTATCACCTCTATCATTAGTGGAAATCATCCGAATAACGTGAGTAACAACAATAACAATGCCAGCAATAATGGAAATACCAATGCTACTAATAGCAACAGCAGCTAGCTAGTTTGGAGCTTAAACTATTACAATATTATATATACGTACCCAGGAGTACTGTTAATCTTGCCaagttttatttttgttattttccttcatttttttcggagagattttttctttctttggtataaagaaaaaaatatgtgaaaatatatataggtaataatatatatagattttttcttcttttatttctcCACTTTTGTGGCAGGACCAGTTGGATTAAAAACAACtgatgtttttgttttttgttttttttattctttcttcAATAATAATGTAATGGAGAAGAAGAAATAGGAAAGAAATGAAGAAAGGGAAGGAAGTTcgtttaatatgtttatgtagaTTTTTCAATggatattattattatcataattatAGTTTGTTTGTCTAATTATATATGGTGTTTGTAATTAATTTCATCTCAATTTATCCGATGAACAAAAGATATCTTTTCTATATTATAAATGGGtagataattaattttttttgttttaactaaatatttttatataaaacagaatattcttatatttaactttatatttaattttagattgtaaacatgatttaaacttaaatcaaattaaataaattaaaatatgatatttttgagatattttatcatgataattattaaaattatatgttttataacttaaataaaatttaattaaatttaaatttcacaataatatcatattaaacatataacataatataatcta
It encodes the following:
- the LOC133817548 gene encoding probable WRKY transcription factor 31, which encodes MAKGSGLSIDSDPIGFFMHKPTVLNSFEEDFSNHHHNKKISNQNHLIRPASSMDASTIHHERSPPHQTLQFPVNLNCTHHKDSPEPSEENNNRTVIDEMDFFAENRNRDIKPSPAHHHDIVDHHKSFNDLIDFQMNVNTGLNLLTTNTSSDQSMVDDGVSNDAAADDKKPTTELVGLHTEFQRVKSENQRLKNTLSQVTNNYNALQMHLCSLMQSRKSDGKVEDGNHDQYDDQNKLNGSGNEGTVQPVVPRRFMDLGLATNGEAEETSLSSSEERRSESVKNGHGGGGGGDELEKKEVNRALIAREDSPDQSSQAGWAPNKVPRTTSSGSVKDAEQTEATMRKARVSVRARSEAPMIADGCQWRKYGQKMAKGNPCPRAYYRCTMASGCPVRKQVQRCAEDRTILVTTYEGNHSHPLPPPAMAMASTTSSAARMLLSGSMSSSDGIMNSNFLARAILPCSSSMATISASAPFPTVTLDLTQSPNPLHLQKPPQPPQFHFALQQNSSSAPAAAAALLPLFGQAIYNNQSKFSGLQMSSLGQENSLAPATMAARLLGHQSFSSSSPPQSSLSDSVTAATAAIAADPNFTAALAAAITSIISGNHPNNVSNNNNNASNNGNTNATNSNSS